One stretch of Lucilia cuprina isolate Lc7/37 chromosome 6, ASM2204524v1, whole genome shotgun sequence DNA includes these proteins:
- the LOC111677213 gene encoding probable serine/threonine-protein kinase clkA isoform X2 encodes MAANMISNNNNTKSKNGGVGGMARGGLMSNSSSASNISTATAASSVNLVNATTGRNAVVCGSSSGGGSGMPVHPANDGVTSLSDLRSYLQPINNTMSLPPGVCPYDHIIEMIRGLDLQDDGITMNHKIKSIETDFCNIVRDENMLCESMEYLNDKALEDGETALKFALLFASHNFDVLAMKETKVRTAMLTLLQKNFVNAENYRLHDRERLYNSITLLGEYYHRVRLADNSPINILGESLLGLLIREIKEEKNVNDVKLAKLILSQITLNGDLMRNLHKTEISQLLYHIRKNLIEQPNLKPTVKAIMLMTLDLFYSNFASLGSQLEVMYTKYFIMEDDDEGNNNQNSNQQTPSSQANSHHAQQQQNQTNNSPQHQQQQQPNFTCPSTQLQQQQNSYDEVPLPSSSNNTSYENGDSGNVNDNTEDDPDSYKKWSEQVCEDSFEEYNGVESELNLSSSGGNQDQLNRSFGDVRDRQHSSNRSYDNDSDRQSRNSRRSFQPRQSPRPLKQNFNSNEPLQNSRDSQNSGNEERDESKPLPRWRAPRFNRDDQNKDNRSRNAQRRFSASFDDDRQSIRSDGGSIRLYSINDRLKHAQEKIERSGNQSSYTGIANSNWDRQSQRDDRSERSYMSNYERGNNHRRGGGRHYNNRPTYDKPPRFQKNNKNAKDKNSDTWRSSNSNLQYVDENSSYNTNGPESNSRSSSRARTLPRPAKSRIDGNNQSNNYRRSQSPNSYQQRGGGGNHHQHHNQHQNKNRSHKFGSRYSSQSSLASDASSTLDRRHHQRNRSFSRRTSSQQQQDLPNDIQHWNDKDTNSEL; translated from the exons ATGGCTGCTAATATGATtagtaacaataataatacaaaatcaaaaaatggtGGTGTTGGTGGTATGGCCAGAGGAGGTCTAATGTCTAACTCTTCCTCTGCTTCAAACATTTCTACTGCCACAGCAGCCAGCTCGGTTAACCTAGTAAATGCAACAACAGGTCGTAATGCTGTTGTATGTGGCAGCAGCAGTGGTGGTGGTAGTGGTATGCCCGTACACCCTGCCAACGACGGTGTAACTAGTCTTAGTGATTTGCGTAGCTATTTGCAACCCATCAATAATACAATGTCCCTGCCGCCTGGTGTTTGTCCCTACGATCACATAATCGAAATGATACGTGGTCTGGATCTACAAGACGATGGCATAACCATGAATCACAAGATCAAATCAATCGAAACAGATTTCTGTAATATTGTACGTGATGAAAATATGTTGTG TGAATCAATGGAATATCTAAATGACAAAGCATTGGAAGACGGTgaaacagctttaaaatttgCTTTACTCTTTGCATCACATAATTTTGATGTTCTCGCCATGAAGGAGACAAAAGTGCGAACAGCCATGTTAACGCTGTTGCAAAAGAATTTCGTTAATGCTGAAAACTATAGATTGCATGATCGTGAACGTCTTTATAATTCTATAACACTTTTGGGAGAATATTATCATCGTGTACGTTTGGCAGATAATTCGCCCATCAACATATTGGGTGAGTCGTTATTGGGTCTACTCATACGTGAAATTAAGGAGGAAAAGAATGTGAACGATGTAAAATTGGCGAAATTAATATTGTCACAAATAACACTCAATGGTGATTTGATGCGCAATCTGCATAAAACGGAAATATCACAATTACTATATCACATACGAAAGAATCTAATAGAGCAGCCAAATTTGAAGCCAACCGTTAAAGCCATTATGTTAATGactttagatttattttatagcaattttgcAAGTTTAGGGTCACAATTAGAAGtaatgtatacaaaatatttcattatggAGGACGATGACGAGGGTAACAATAATCAAAATTCAAATCAACAAACACCCTCGTCGCAAGCTAATTCTCATCATgcgcaacagcaacaaaatcaaACCAACAATAGTCCCcagcatcaacaacaacaacaaccaaattTTACCTGCCCTTCAACTCAactacaacagcagcaaaataGTTACGATGAAGTTCCCCTGCCTTCGTCGTCGAATAATACCAGTTATGAAAATGGTGATTCTGGTAATGTTAACGACAACACCGAAGATGATCCCGACAGCTATAAGAAGTGGAGCGAACAAGTTTGTGAGGATTCTTTTGAGGAGTATAACGGTGTCGAAAGTGAATTAAACTTGAGCAGCAGTGGTGGTAATCAAGATCAATTGAACAGAAGCTTTGGTGATGTACGTGATCGTCAGCATTCTTCTAATAGGAGTTATGATAATGACAGCGATAGACAGAGTCGCAACTCAAGACGCTCATTTCAACCCAGACAATCACCAAGACCACTTAAACAAAACTTCAATAG CAATGAACCGTTACAGAATAGTCGCGATTCTCAAAATAGCGGTAATGAAGAACGTGACGAATCAAAACCTTTGCCACGTTGGCGAGCTCCCAGATTTAATCGTGACGATCAAAATAAAGACAATCGATCGCGCAATGCTCAAAGACGTTTTAGTGCCAGTTTTGACGATGATCGTCAAAGTATACGCAGTGATGGTGGCAGTATACGCCTCTACAGCATTAATGATCGCCTGAAACATGCTCAGGAGAAAATTGAACGTTCTGGCAATCAGTCATCGTATACGGGTATAGCGAATTCCAATTGGGATCGACAATCACAACGGGACGATCGCAGTGAACGTTCCTACATGAGCAACTATGAGCGTGGCAATAACCATCGTAGAGGTGGTGGTAGACACTATAATAATAGGCCCACTTACGATAAGCCACCACGTTTTcagaagaataataaaaatgctAAAGATAAAAATTCAGATACCTGGAGAAGTTCAAATAGTAATTTACAATATGTGGATGAAAATTCTTCATACAACACAAATGGACCCGAGTCAAATAGTCGCAGCTCCTCAAGAGCACGCACCTTGCCCAGACCGGCCAAGTCTAGAATTGATGGCAACAATCAAAGCAATAACTATAGACGCAGTCAAAGTCCCAACAGTTATCAGCAGCGCGGTGGTGGTGgcaatcatcatcaacatcataatcagcatcaaaataaaaatcgatCACACAAATTCGGTAGCCGTTATAGTAGTCAAAGCAGTTTGGCCAGTGATGCTTCCAGCACTTTAGATCGTCGCCACCATCAAAGAAATCGTTCATTTTCCCGACGTACATCTTCGCAACAGCAACAAGATCTTCCCAATGATATTCAGCATTGGAATGACAAGGATACAAATAGTGAATTG tga
- the LOC111677213 gene encoding probable serine/threonine-protein kinase clkA isoform X1 yields the protein MAANMISNNNNTKSKNGGVGGMARGGLMSNSSSASNISTATAASSVNLVNATTGRNAVVCGSSSGGGSGMPVHPANDGVTSLSDLRSYLQPINNTMSLPPGVCPYDHIIEMIRGLDLQDDGITMNHKIKSIETDFCNIVRDENMLCESMEYLNDKALEDGETALKFALLFASHNFDVLAMKETKVRTAMLTLLQKNFVNAENYRLHDRERLYNSITLLGEYYHRVRLADNSPINILGESLLGLLIREIKEEKNVNDVKLAKLILSQITLNGDLMRNLHKTEISQLLYHIRKNLIEQPNLKPTVKAIMLMTLDLFYSNFASLGSQLEVMYTKYFIMEDDDEGNNNQNSNQQTPSSQANSHHAQQQQNQTNNSPQHQQQQQPNFTCPSTQLQQQQNSYDEVPLPSSSNNTSYENGDSGNVNDNTEDDPDSYKKWSEQVCEDSFEEYNGVESELNLSSSGGNQDQLNRSFGDVRDRQHSSNRSYDNDSDRQSRNSRRSFQPRQSPRPLKQNFNSNEPLQNSRDSQNSGNEERDESKPLPRWRAPRFNRDDQNKDNRSRNAQRRFSASFDDDRQSIRSDGGSIRLYSINDRLKHAQEKIERSGNQSSYTGIANSNWDRQSQRDDRSERSYMSNYERGNNHRRGGGRHYNNRPTYDKPPRFQKNNKNAKDKNSDTWRSSNSNLQYVDENSSYNTNGPESNSRSSSRARTLPRPAKSRIDGNNQSNNYRRSQSPNSYQQRGGGGNHHQHHNQHQNKNRSHKFGSRYSSQSSLASDASSTLDRRHHQRNRSFSRRTSSQQQQDLPNDIQHWNDKDTNSELVRNARQTTDYMNYLSSKK from the exons ATGGCTGCTAATATGATtagtaacaataataatacaaaatcaaaaaatggtGGTGTTGGTGGTATGGCCAGAGGAGGTCTAATGTCTAACTCTTCCTCTGCTTCAAACATTTCTACTGCCACAGCAGCCAGCTCGGTTAACCTAGTAAATGCAACAACAGGTCGTAATGCTGTTGTATGTGGCAGCAGCAGTGGTGGTGGTAGTGGTATGCCCGTACACCCTGCCAACGACGGTGTAACTAGTCTTAGTGATTTGCGTAGCTATTTGCAACCCATCAATAATACAATGTCCCTGCCGCCTGGTGTTTGTCCCTACGATCACATAATCGAAATGATACGTGGTCTGGATCTACAAGACGATGGCATAACCATGAATCACAAGATCAAATCAATCGAAACAGATTTCTGTAATATTGTACGTGATGAAAATATGTTGTG TGAATCAATGGAATATCTAAATGACAAAGCATTGGAAGACGGTgaaacagctttaaaatttgCTTTACTCTTTGCATCACATAATTTTGATGTTCTCGCCATGAAGGAGACAAAAGTGCGAACAGCCATGTTAACGCTGTTGCAAAAGAATTTCGTTAATGCTGAAAACTATAGATTGCATGATCGTGAACGTCTTTATAATTCTATAACACTTTTGGGAGAATATTATCATCGTGTACGTTTGGCAGATAATTCGCCCATCAACATATTGGGTGAGTCGTTATTGGGTCTACTCATACGTGAAATTAAGGAGGAAAAGAATGTGAACGATGTAAAATTGGCGAAATTAATATTGTCACAAATAACACTCAATGGTGATTTGATGCGCAATCTGCATAAAACGGAAATATCACAATTACTATATCACATACGAAAGAATCTAATAGAGCAGCCAAATTTGAAGCCAACCGTTAAAGCCATTATGTTAATGactttagatttattttatagcaattttgcAAGTTTAGGGTCACAATTAGAAGtaatgtatacaaaatatttcattatggAGGACGATGACGAGGGTAACAATAATCAAAATTCAAATCAACAAACACCCTCGTCGCAAGCTAATTCTCATCATgcgcaacagcaacaaaatcaaACCAACAATAGTCCCcagcatcaacaacaacaacaaccaaattTTACCTGCCCTTCAACTCAactacaacagcagcaaaataGTTACGATGAAGTTCCCCTGCCTTCGTCGTCGAATAATACCAGTTATGAAAATGGTGATTCTGGTAATGTTAACGACAACACCGAAGATGATCCCGACAGCTATAAGAAGTGGAGCGAACAAGTTTGTGAGGATTCTTTTGAGGAGTATAACGGTGTCGAAAGTGAATTAAACTTGAGCAGCAGTGGTGGTAATCAAGATCAATTGAACAGAAGCTTTGGTGATGTACGTGATCGTCAGCATTCTTCTAATAGGAGTTATGATAATGACAGCGATAGACAGAGTCGCAACTCAAGACGCTCATTTCAACCCAGACAATCACCAAGACCACTTAAACAAAACTTCAATAG CAATGAACCGTTACAGAATAGTCGCGATTCTCAAAATAGCGGTAATGAAGAACGTGACGAATCAAAACCTTTGCCACGTTGGCGAGCTCCCAGATTTAATCGTGACGATCAAAATAAAGACAATCGATCGCGCAATGCTCAAAGACGTTTTAGTGCCAGTTTTGACGATGATCGTCAAAGTATACGCAGTGATGGTGGCAGTATACGCCTCTACAGCATTAATGATCGCCTGAAACATGCTCAGGAGAAAATTGAACGTTCTGGCAATCAGTCATCGTATACGGGTATAGCGAATTCCAATTGGGATCGACAATCACAACGGGACGATCGCAGTGAACGTTCCTACATGAGCAACTATGAGCGTGGCAATAACCATCGTAGAGGTGGTGGTAGACACTATAATAATAGGCCCACTTACGATAAGCCACCACGTTTTcagaagaataataaaaatgctAAAGATAAAAATTCAGATACCTGGAGAAGTTCAAATAGTAATTTACAATATGTGGATGAAAATTCTTCATACAACACAAATGGACCCGAGTCAAATAGTCGCAGCTCCTCAAGAGCACGCACCTTGCCCAGACCGGCCAAGTCTAGAATTGATGGCAACAATCAAAGCAATAACTATAGACGCAGTCAAAGTCCCAACAGTTATCAGCAGCGCGGTGGTGGTGgcaatcatcatcaacatcataatcagcatcaaaataaaaatcgatCACACAAATTCGGTAGCCGTTATAGTAGTCAAAGCAGTTTGGCCAGTGATGCTTCCAGCACTTTAGATCGTCGCCACCATCAAAGAAATCGTTCATTTTCCCGACGTACATCTTCGCAACAGCAACAAGATCTTCCCAATGATATTCAGCATTGGAATGACAAGGATACAAATAGTGAATTGGTACGTAATGCTCGTCAAACTACAGACTATATGAATTATTTATCATCCAAAAAATGA
- the LOC111677222 gene encoding uncharacterized protein LOC111677222, which translates to MEEKNKEDNVECKVTSLQSSLNVMCAICSEFFKSSDIIYSTSKCGHVFHRQCLFRWLTRSNTCPQCRASVHKHNVHRLYLNFSEPTAMDEIDAEPIKSFEWLYVDEGITAEEIAQFGFLLGLDKESDPLFAARVYLEDDLLPAYYVPKLKGAYAAWNCESHFLTEGIELLHINNDNAEYKWLPSSNGEIPTNALASGYAETGETLYTARYVHNDRMRYGKLHPSHGCAYIPYKGKELNNKNYEVLVRIPKDSV; encoded by the coding sequence ATggaggaaaaaaataaagaggATAATGTTGAGTGTAAAGTGACATCATTGCAATCATCTTTAAACGTAATGTGTGCAATTTgtagtgaattttttaaaagttctgATATAATTTATAGTACTTCAAAGTGTGGTCATGTTTTTCATCGTCAGTGTCTGTTTCGTTGGCTAACACGTTCCAATACATGTCCTCAGTGTCGTGCCAGTGTACATAAACACAATGTACATCGTTTATATTTGAACTTCAGTGAACCCACTGCAATGGACGAAATCGATGCCGAACCCATTAAGAGTTTTGAGTGGTTGTATGTGGATGAAGGTATTACAGCTGAAGAAATAGCACAATTTGGTTTTCTATTGGGTTTAGATAAAGAAAGTGATCCTTTATTTGCGGCTCGTGTCTATTTAGAGGATGATCTCTTACCGGCATATTATGTGCCCAAGTTAAAAGGTGCTTACGCCGCTTGGAATTGTGAATCTCATTTTCTAACCGAAGGCATTGAACTATTACACATTAATAACGATAATGCTGAATACAAATGGTTGCCAAGCTCGAATGGTGAAATACCAACAAATGCTTTAGCATCCGGCTATGCGGAAACTGGTGAAACATTATATACTGCCCGTTATGTACACAATGATAGAATGCGTTATGGAAAATTACATCCATCGCATGGCTGTGCCTATATACCGTATAAAGGAAaggaattaaataataaaaactatgaaGTATTGGTTAGAATACCCAAGGATAGtgtataa